AAAGCACGGCAGGAGCTAGATCATATTCTATTAACCCATCCGTTTGCGAAATTGCAGGAAGATAAAGAATTCAGCGGAATGATGGAAGCGATGATCAATAACCTGCCGCTCCGGGCTTTGAGCACATTTAGCGGCGGCTCCTTCACAGAAGAGATGATGAATGAGATGATCGCCAGGCTTAATCGTGGCTAGCAAGCGGCTTCGCTCTATTATTACGTAAAATTAACTTGCAGATTTAATCGTAAGGCGATGGCTTAAAAGCTATCGCCTTTTTCCTATAAGCGTGGAAAATATCATACTCCCCAAAGAATTGATCATCGACAAAACCCGAATGCGGATTGCATAATGAAAAATAGTAACCAATTGCGCCTATAATTCATAGGAGAATCGTTCCATCGCATCTAGGAGGGACTGACAGGGTATGTACACTATATTAGTAGTGGATGATGAGGCGATTGTATGCCAGGGCATCAAGGAATTTCTGGAGATATCCGATTTAAGCATCACACAAGTCTTGATTGCTTCGAACGGTTACGAAGCCTTGGATTATTTGCGGATGGAGTCTATTGATCTCGTGCTGACAGATATCCAGATGGATGGGATGAACGGGATCGAGTTGATGGAATCCATTTTATCTGAAAAACCGGATATCCCCGTTGTTGTCATATCGGCACACGATGAATTTGAATATGCGCAGAAATGTATACGGCTAGGAGCAAGGGATTATTTAATCAAACCCGTTCAGTTGTCACAGTTGACCAAGGTGGTTGGCGCAGAGTTGTCAAACCGCCATAAAAAATATAAACGGCTGTTGGAAGAATCATTAAAGCTTAAATTCTCGATGACGGGAATGTTATCTTTGCGATCCTATATCTTAAATGAAGTGATTGCCGGATCATTGGATAAAGCCGATGATTATCTGTTCATTTTTGAACAAATTGGTCTGAAGTTCGAAGGCCCTTATTATTTGCTGCTTGTTACTGAGCTCTCATGGGGGCGTCCCGGCGCCGAGGGGGAGGCTATCCAGAAGCTTAGGGACCGCAATTTGCTGAAGTATGCGACTGTTAATATTATCGAGGAGACATTGGCGGACTGGAATGCGGTAGCTTTTTATGGGCAAGGCAATCAAATCATTACCATCATGCAGTTTAGCGAGGCAGATTATACGGAGCGGGATCAGGAAAATGTAGCGAAAATGAATTTGATCGGGAAAAAGATCGTCACACATATTCAAACCTACCTGCATTTAGAGGCAGTTGTTGGCATTAGCTCTTTAAGGCTTGGACTGCACAATCTCCCAGAAAGCTACCGTGATTCAGCTAAAGCTGTCAAATGGCATGCGTTATATGATAATCATCGTGTTTTTTATGCTGAAGATTTCTCAATGAGGGAAGCATCAATTCAGGTGAATTGGCAGGAAAAAACGGAACAATTGGCCCAAGAGATGAGAACTGGAAAAAGTCTGGAGGGCGTACAGGAGGGTATTCAATGTTTTATCTCGGATATCTCTCCTGTTTTTGATAGCAATGATTCGACTGCGGGCATCCCGTTAAGCATTGCTTATAGGGTTTACACCGTTTTATTGGAAATGAAAGAGACGATAGGTGAAAAATATAAAGAGCTTGATCCAATCATGTACTTTCGGTTCCCGCTTACTGGATCAGAAATCAAGGATCGACTCTATACCTTTTTAGTGGAGGCAGCCGAGCTTTTCCATGCATCATTGGCGGATCGTGATCAGGCGATCGTTCAGCAATCCATTGGATATATCCGCATGAATTTCCGAAATAAAGGACTAAAAATACAGGATATTGCTGATCATGTGCATTTAAGTCCTAACTATTTGAGTTATTTATTCAAGCAAATTGTCGGTGAAACGATATGGGAATTCGTGACCAGGTTGCGACTGGAGGAAGCTAGATACCAGCTCTTAAACACGCAGAAAAAGCGCTATGAAATTGCGGATGAAGTCGGTTATGAATCACCCGAGCATTTTAGCCGTGTGTTCAAAAGATATTATGGGGAGAGCCCTAATTCCGTCCGATCGGAGTGAAACTACATTGTTTAGAAGCCTGCAATCACAACGATTAACGAAGAAGGCTGTACTTTTTGTCATCGTATTTATCTTCATTCCCATGATTCTCATTTTCTGGTTTGCTTCCAATCGCGCCTCACTTTCGATCAAAATGCAGGTGGGGGAAGCGTTGTCCGAACTGAATAAACAAAATCATGCGACGATGGATCGCGTCATGGATTCCGTAGATCAGAAGCTGGTAACCATCATGAGCTCCGATACGATCCAGCAATGGAGAGACGATAGCCAATCCGGTGTTGACCGAAGCTTGCACAAATATATTGCAACTGAGAATGTACTCAGCAATTATTCGACAAATGTGAACTATTCTTTGTTCGTGCTGACGAAGTATCCTGGAAATTATGATTTTGCACCTTCTACTCATGTATCCGGTTCGGGTGTTTTCTTTATCGAAAGTTTGGATGAGAAGGCTTGGATCCGAAAAGCGACAGAGCTGGATGGAAAAGTACTGATCGAGTATATTGACCAATTTGGCTTCAATCAGGATTCGCACAAGACGATAGCCCTAATTAGGGCTGTTATAGATCTTTCTCATGGCGGGAAACCGATTAGTGTTATAGCGGCTACAGAAATAGAAAAATTGCTGATTACGGAAATAAACTCTATTACCCTCCCGGAAGATGCAAGAGTATATCTAACGGATATGAAAGGAACGGTACTTGTAGGCTCGGGTGCGGTGGAATCAACCTTCATCATTCCGGAAAATGGGAAAGAACTGCTGCCGAGCGTATGGGTTACGGATAGCCACATGTACGTCTATCATGACAGTGTCTCATACGCTAATCGGCTCATTTATGAGATTCCACTCCGCTCGTTGTTAGGTTCCTATAATGAAGTACAAGGAATTATACGGATCATCGCGCTATGTTATTTCATCGTTCTTTTGTTTTTCTTATTCTATTTAGGCAAGTCTGTTCTAAGACCGCTGGCGAGATTGGCCAGCCTCTCCCGTTCCTATGAACCAGGTAAAGAAATGAAAAGATATGCGGAAGAAGACCGCAAGGATGAAATTGGTACTTCTTATCGTTCTTTTTATTTGATGACAGAACGATTGAACCAACTGGTCAAAGAAAAATACGTGATGGAAATCAAGCAGAAAGAGTCTGAACTGAACTTGATGCATTCGCAAATCACGCCGCATTTGCTGTACAATACGCTGGATTCCGTCTATTGGTATGGGCTTCGCGGGGGCGTACCGGAGGTCGCTGATATGGTGAGGGATTTGTCCACGATGCTGCGGATCGGCCTAAGCCGGGGCAAAGAAATCATTACGATTCGGGAAGAGCTGAGCCACGTCGAAGCTTATTTGCATCTGCAGGAAAAGCGTTATAATCACTCATTCCGCTTCCACATCCATACGGAAGAAGGAACGGAACACTGTTTGCTGCCAAAAGTCATCATGCAACCCATCGTCGAAAATAGCATTCTCCATGGCATCGGCAAAATGGATGGGGAGGGGGAGGTTCACATCGATATACGGCTTTCGGAAGGTTTTCTACTTATATCCGTAGAAGATAATGGCTTTCGGCCACTCGACTTGGAAAAGATTGAAGCGATTCTGTTAGGAACGGCTGATCCGGATAAAGGCTTTGGTATCCGCAATGTACATAAACGAATTCAATTAAGGTTCGGGGAGGAATATGGACTGACTTATTCCGCGCGGGAAGAAGGCGGAACAAGAGCATTAATCAAGCTTCCCGTGATCCGGTCCGAGCAAGAACTCGCCGTATATATCGCATAATTTGGAACCGCCCAGTGAAGGGCGGTTTTTTTGATAGAATCCGTCATGGAGTTGAGAGGAGCCGTCATGGGAAGCGTAACCGCCTTTCTATAAAATAAGTGGTATACCAACATAGAAAGGATGTGAGGGGGTGTTCGCGCAAATCGATAGGGTTGAGAAAAGAGACTTGGTGCACCCGCTTATCAAAAAAAGCAAAGATTACATGTGGGGGATTATATTTCTGCTGCCGGCACTCATCGTCTTTTGTTTGTTTCTTTGGACGCCAATTTTCAAAGGAGTAATATACAGTTTTATGCAAGTAGACTTCGTTCGCGGCAATGAATTCATAGGCCTGAACAATTACCGTGAGGTCTTTGCGAATAGTGCCCTTCTAATCTCGATTCGAAATACGCTTTATTATATGTTGCTGTGTGTGCTGATCGGCTTCTGGGTCCCCAGTGTCGTCGCCATGGCAATCTCTGAGCTGCGTCGGTTTCAAGGGGGGATGCGGTTAATTGTGTATTTGCCACATATCGTTCCAGCAGTCGTGCTTTATGGCATGTGGCAATGGCTGTACGACCCACTAGGACCGGCGAATCAGATTGCATCTTGGCTTGGTAATCATCAATTTATGTGGTTAACCGATAAAAGCATAGCTATGCTCTCCATCGTGATCGCGGAAACGTGGCAAGCTTTTGGTGGAACGACACTGATTTATCTGGCAGGCATTGTAGGTATCCCCAAGGATTTATACGAGGCGGCCGAAATCGACGGGGCAGGTGTTCTGCAGCGAATCCGTCATATTACGATTCCCGGCATTCGCCATATCTATGTTCTGATGTTCATTATGCAGCTGATTGGCACGTCTCAAGGCTTTATGACCCATATGGCCCTCACAGGCGGCGGCCCAAACAATGCGACGCTAACGTATATGTACCAGATTATTAATGAAGCATTTACGAATTTGAATTACGGAAGGGCTTCGGCGATGGGAGTGCTGATGTTTCTGGTGCTTACCTCACTCTCCATGGTACTTTATTACTTTCAAGGAAGGAGCAAAGAAGCATGAGCAATCGGGAACGCAGTATCATGTCTTCCTTTGATTTCAAGAAAAGAACGGTTCAGATCGGGTATGCGCTTATGCTGCTTGCACTTCTTGCACTTGCCGTGACCATGCTGTATCCATTTGCAACGACGGTCTTCTCTTCATTTAAAACCAATCAGGAAATATTTACGTTTCCGCCAAGCTTATTCCCGCATCAATTTCAATGGAGCAATTATGTCGAGGGATTCAAATATGTGGATTTAATCCGGCCTTTTATAAATACGCTGCTTCTTTTTGGTGGAAATGCCGTTATTTCTTTAATGATCGTTAGTCTCGCGGCATTTAGTCTCTCTCAAATGAAGCTTCCGTTTCGCAAGGGAATCACGATCTTTA
The window above is part of the Paenibacillus lutimineralis genome. Proteins encoded here:
- a CDS encoding response regulator; translated protein: MYTILVVDDEAIVCQGIKEFLEISDLSITQVLIASNGYEALDYLRMESIDLVLTDIQMDGMNGIELMESILSEKPDIPVVVISAHDEFEYAQKCIRLGARDYLIKPVQLSQLTKVVGAELSNRHKKYKRLLEESLKLKFSMTGMLSLRSYILNEVIAGSLDKADDYLFIFEQIGLKFEGPYYLLLVTELSWGRPGAEGEAIQKLRDRNLLKYATVNIIEETLADWNAVAFYGQGNQIITIMQFSEADYTERDQENVAKMNLIGKKIVTHIQTYLHLEAVVGISSLRLGLHNLPESYRDSAKAVKWHALYDNHRVFYAEDFSMREASIQVNWQEKTEQLAQEMRTGKSLEGVQEGIQCFISDISPVFDSNDSTAGIPLSIAYRVYTVLLEMKETIGEKYKELDPIMYFRFPLTGSEIKDRLYTFLVEAAELFHASLADRDQAIVQQSIGYIRMNFRNKGLKIQDIADHVHLSPNYLSYLFKQIVGETIWEFVTRLRLEEARYQLLNTQKKRYEIADEVGYESPEHFSRVFKRYYGESPNSVRSE
- a CDS encoding cache domain-containing sensor histidine kinase, whose protein sequence is MFRSLQSQRLTKKAVLFVIVFIFIPMILIFWFASNRASLSIKMQVGEALSELNKQNHATMDRVMDSVDQKLVTIMSSDTIQQWRDDSQSGVDRSLHKYIATENVLSNYSTNVNYSLFVLTKYPGNYDFAPSTHVSGSGVFFIESLDEKAWIRKATELDGKVLIEYIDQFGFNQDSHKTIALIRAVIDLSHGGKPISVIAATEIEKLLITEINSITLPEDARVYLTDMKGTVLVGSGAVESTFIIPENGKELLPSVWVTDSHMYVYHDSVSYANRLIYEIPLRSLLGSYNEVQGIIRIIALCYFIVLLFFLFYLGKSVLRPLARLASLSRSYEPGKEMKRYAEEDRKDEIGTSYRSFYLMTERLNQLVKEKYVMEIKQKESELNLMHSQITPHLLYNTLDSVYWYGLRGGVPEVADMVRDLSTMLRIGLSRGKEIITIREELSHVEAYLHLQEKRYNHSFRFHIHTEEGTEHCLLPKVIMQPIVENSILHGIGKMDGEGEVHIDIRLSEGFLLISVEDNGFRPLDLEKIEAILLGTADPDKGFGIRNVHKRIQLRFGEEYGLTYSAREEGGTRALIKLPVIRSEQELAVYIA
- a CDS encoding carbohydrate ABC transporter permease, translated to MQVDFVRGNEFIGLNNYREVFANSALLISIRNTLYYMLLCVLIGFWVPSVVAMAISELRRFQGGMRLIVYLPHIVPAVVLYGMWQWLYDPLGPANQIASWLGNHQFMWLTDKSIAMLSIVIAETWQAFGGTTLIYLAGIVGIPKDLYEAAEIDGAGVLQRIRHITIPGIRHIYVLMFIMQLIGTSQGFMTHMALTGGGPNNATLTYMYQIINEAFTNLNYGRASAMGVLMFLVLTSLSMVLYYFQGRSKEA